The Tripterygium wilfordii isolate XIE 37 chromosome 5, ASM1340144v1, whole genome shotgun sequence genome window below encodes:
- the LOC119998401 gene encoding 8-amino-7-oxononanoate synthase isoform X1 produces MENTQWDLWVEAALSRLQSLKLLRSLRPICLSSKLRREKPTATVSGKQNASISIEDYQVFDNIRKWDRSSVEVYMSETTFQKWLHDVPSSGDDTVGRDGVEDDTVAGQLEQSKKLLLFSGNDYLGLSSHPTIGRAAAKAAQEYGMGPRGSALICGYTNYHGLLESSLADLKKKEDCLLCPTGFAANMAVMVAIGNVASLMAVVGKPSKNEKIAIFSDALNHASIIDGIRLAERQQTVVTYVYRHCDMSHLNLLLSSCTLKKKVVVTDSLFSMDGDFAPMGELVKLRQRHGFLLVIDDAHGTFVCGENGGGVAEEFNCEKDVDICVGTLSKAAGCHGGFIACSKRWKQFIQSRGRSFIFSTSAPVPIAAAAHAAVTVARKEAWRRRAIWNRVQEFRTLTGISVTSHVISLIIGNEEKALEASRHLLISGFHVTAIRPPTVPPNSCRLRVTLSAAHTAEDVRKLTTALSHCIKFQDISIRNSKGHAKL; encoded by the exons ATGGAGAATACCCAATGGGACCTGTGGGTGGAGGCGGCACTTTCGAGGCTCCAATCTCTCAAACTCCTCCGATCTCTTAGACCCATTTGCCTCTCCTCTAAGCTTCGACGAGAAAAACCAACTGCCACTGTTAGTGGAAAGCAAAACGCTTCAATCTCCATTGAAGACTACCAGGTGTTCGACAATATTCGTAAATGGGATCGCTCATCTGTGGAGGTTTATATGTCAGAGACCACGTTTCAGAAATGGCTCCACGACGTTCCCAGTTCCG GAGATGACACTGTAGGTAGAGATGGAGTAGAAGATGATACTGTTGCGGGACAGCTGGAGCAGTCCAAGAAGCTTCTCCTATTCTCTGGGAATGATTATTTGGGCTTGAGTTCGCATCCCACTATTGGAAGGGCTGCCGCAAAG GCTGCCCAAGAATATGGAATGGGTCCAAGGGGTTCTGCTTTAATTTGTGGATACACTAATTACCATGGCttactagagtcaagcttggcGGACTTAAAGAAGAAGGAG GATTGTCTTCTGTGTCCTACAGGGTTTGCTGCCAATATGGCCGTGATGGTAGCAATTGGAAATGTTGCCTCGCTCATGGCTGTAGTTGGAAAACCCTCAAAGAATGAAAAGATTGCCATATTTTCTGATGCTCTGAATCATGCTTCAATAATTGATGGCATTCGTCTGGCCGAACGGCAGCAAACCGTAGTGACATATGTGTATAGACATTGTGACATGTCTCACCTAAATTTGTTGTT ATCAAGCTGCACACTGAAGAAGAAAGTTGTTGTGACTGATAG TCTTTTTAGTATGGATGGGGACTTTGCGCCAATGGGTGAGCTTGTGAAGCTCAGGCAGAGGCACGGCTTTTTGTTAGTCATTGATGAT GCTCATGGGACATTTGTGTGTGGAGAAAATGGAGGTGGAGTGGCTGAAGAGTTCAACTGCGAAAAAGATGTTGATATATGCGTTGGCACTCTGAGCAAGGCTGCAGGCTGCCATGGTGGATTTATAGCTTGCAG CAAAAGGTGGAAACAATTCATACAATCAAGGGGTCGCTCCTTTATATTTTCAACTTCTGCACCAGTCCCCATCGCTGCTGCTGCCCATG CTGCCGTTACTGTGGCGAGAAAGGAGGCATGGCGTAGAAGAGCAATTTGGAACAGAGTTCAAGAATTCCGTACTCTCACTGGAATCTCTGTGACAAGTCATGTAATTTCCCTTATTAtaggaaatgaagagaaagcGCTGGAAGCCAGCag GCATCTGTTAATATCCGGTTTTCATGTGACTGCAATTAGGCCGCCAACAGTGCCTCCCAACTCGTGCAG GTTACGGGTGACACTAAGCGCAGCACATACTGCAGAGGATGTGAGGAAACTGACCACTGCACTCTCCCATTGCATCAAGTTTCAGGATATCAGCATCCGCAATTCAAAGGGGCATGCTAAACTGTAG
- the LOC119998401 gene encoding 8-amino-7-oxononanoate synthase isoform X2, translated as MGSLICGGLYVRDHVSEMAPRRSQFRYILIGLRDDTVGRDGVEDDTVAGQLEQSKKLLLFSGNDYLGLSSHPTIGRAAAKAAQEYGMGPRGSALICGYTNYHGLLESSLADLKKKEDCLLCPTGFAANMAVMVAIGNVASLMAVVGKPSKNEKIAIFSDALNHASIIDGIRLAERQQTVVTYVYRHCDMSHLNLLLSSCTLKKKVVVTDSLFSMDGDFAPMGELVKLRQRHGFLLVIDDAHGTFVCGENGGGVAEEFNCEKDVDICVGTLSKAAGCHGGFIACSKRWKQFIQSRGRSFIFSTSAPVPIAAAAHAAVTVARKEAWRRRAIWNRVQEFRTLTGISVTSHVISLIIGNEEKALEASRHLLISGFHVTAIRPPTVPPNSCRLRVTLSAAHTAEDVRKLTTALSHCIKFQDISIRNSKGHAKL; from the exons ATGGGATCGCTCATCTGTGGAGGTTTATATGTCAGAGACCACGTTTCAGAAATGGCTCCACGACGTTCCCAGTTCCGGTACATTCTAATTGGATTAC GAGATGACACTGTAGGTAGAGATGGAGTAGAAGATGATACTGTTGCGGGACAGCTGGAGCAGTCCAAGAAGCTTCTCCTATTCTCTGGGAATGATTATTTGGGCTTGAGTTCGCATCCCACTATTGGAAGGGCTGCCGCAAAG GCTGCCCAAGAATATGGAATGGGTCCAAGGGGTTCTGCTTTAATTTGTGGATACACTAATTACCATGGCttactagagtcaagcttggcGGACTTAAAGAAGAAGGAG GATTGTCTTCTGTGTCCTACAGGGTTTGCTGCCAATATGGCCGTGATGGTAGCAATTGGAAATGTTGCCTCGCTCATGGCTGTAGTTGGAAAACCCTCAAAGAATGAAAAGATTGCCATATTTTCTGATGCTCTGAATCATGCTTCAATAATTGATGGCATTCGTCTGGCCGAACGGCAGCAAACCGTAGTGACATATGTGTATAGACATTGTGACATGTCTCACCTAAATTTGTTGTT ATCAAGCTGCACACTGAAGAAGAAAGTTGTTGTGACTGATAG TCTTTTTAGTATGGATGGGGACTTTGCGCCAATGGGTGAGCTTGTGAAGCTCAGGCAGAGGCACGGCTTTTTGTTAGTCATTGATGAT GCTCATGGGACATTTGTGTGTGGAGAAAATGGAGGTGGAGTGGCTGAAGAGTTCAACTGCGAAAAAGATGTTGATATATGCGTTGGCACTCTGAGCAAGGCTGCAGGCTGCCATGGTGGATTTATAGCTTGCAG CAAAAGGTGGAAACAATTCATACAATCAAGGGGTCGCTCCTTTATATTTTCAACTTCTGCACCAGTCCCCATCGCTGCTGCTGCCCATG CTGCCGTTACTGTGGCGAGAAAGGAGGCATGGCGTAGAAGAGCAATTTGGAACAGAGTTCAAGAATTCCGTACTCTCACTGGAATCTCTGTGACAAGTCATGTAATTTCCCTTATTAtaggaaatgaagagaaagcGCTGGAAGCCAGCag GCATCTGTTAATATCCGGTTTTCATGTGACTGCAATTAGGCCGCCAACAGTGCCTCCCAACTCGTGCAG GTTACGGGTGACACTAAGCGCAGCACATACTGCAGAGGATGTGAGGAAACTGACCACTGCACTCTCCCATTGCATCAAGTTTCAGGATATCAGCATCCGCAATTCAAAGGGGCATGCTAAACTGTAG